A genomic window from Lotus japonicus ecotype B-129 chromosome 1, LjGifu_v1.2 includes:
- the LOC130733262 gene encoding BTB/POZ domain and ankyrin repeat-containing protein NPR1-like, with translation MKASMPLTQLEPGLFGVMDNVNEASSSLSFVSSHLSNCASNHNISSSISNDGENIEVLSLNKLSGSLEKLLTDSEYDYSDTEVVVEDIPVGVHRCVLASRSQFFHELFKKGSNGPVKEGKPRYLMSDLVPHGPVGYEAFIVCLHYLYTGKLKASPPEVTHCVDEACVHDACRPAINHALELMYASATFQMKELVFVFQRHLLSFVEKAFVEDVIPILIAAHHFQLDQLVSPCTQRVARSDLDSISLEKELPHDLVTEIKSLRVQYVPESAPNAMELEPLNDKNIRKILKALDSDDVELLKLLLNESSVTLDDAYALHHACAYSDSKVVKEVLALGLADILIRNPRGYTVLHVAARRKDLSILVALLNKGACASETTPDGQTALSICQRMTRCKDYHEKTMQGKESNKDKLCVDVLGRVMRENSMSVNMSVLSQLTADDLNMSLDYFENRVAFARLFFPAEAKVAVENAEADSTMLCSSDLLKGLSSNLKKVDLNETPSVRTRKLQILHALVKTVENGRRFFPHCSEVLDKFLEDDMPDVFFLEKGSEEEQKMKKARYMELKDEVQKAFHKDIAENNCSGFSSSVSSSSSSTRRVGLNLRVRKK, from the exons ATGAAGGCAAGCATGCCTTTGACTCAATTGGAACCTGGTTTATTTGGGGTCATGGATAATGTTAACGAAGCATCGTCATCCTTAAGTTTTGTATCATCTCACTTGTCAAATTGTGCTAGCAATCACAACATATCTTCCTCTATCAGCAATGATGGGGAAAATATTGAAGTTTTAAGTCTGAATAAGCTCAGTGGAAGCCTTGAGAAGTTATTAACTGATTCTGAGTATGATTATAGTGATACTGAGGTTGTTGTTGAGGACATCCCTGTGGGTGTTCATCGCTGTGTATTGGCCTCACGCAGTCAGTTTTTTCATGAGCTTTTTAAGAAAGGAAGTAATGGACCAGTGAAGGAAGGGAAGCCAAGGTATCTCATGTCAGACTTGGTGCCTCATGGCCCTGTTGGATATGAAGCTTTCATCGTTTGCTTGCATTATTTGTATACTGGAAAGCTAAAGGCTTCACCGCCTGAAGTTACACATTGTGTTGATGAAGCTTGTGTCCATGATGCATGCCGCCCTGCTATCAATCATGCTTTGGAACTCATGTATGCTTCTGCTACTTTTCAGATGAAAGagcttgtttttgtttttcag CGTCATCTCCTAAGTTTTGTTGAAAAAGCTTTTGTGGAAGATGTCATTCCTATTCTTATAGCTGCTCACCACTTCCAACTAGACCAGCTTGTTTCTCCGTGCACTCAGAGAGTAGCAAGGTCTGATCTTGACAGCATATCTTTGGAAAAGGAACTCCCTCATGATCTTGTGACTGAAATCAAATCACTCCGGGTCCAATATGTGCCGGAATCCGCGCCTAATGCAATGGAATTGGAGCCTTTGAATGATAAGAATATCAGGAAAATCCTTAAAGCATTGGACTCTGATGATGTTGAGCTGCTGAAGCTTCTTTTAAATGAATCTAGTGTCACTCTAGATGATGCCTATGCCCTCCACCATGCCTGTGCCTACAGTGATTCTAAGGTTGTCAAAGAAGTTCTTGCTCTAGGATTGGCTGATATACTCATTAGAAATCCCCGGGGATACACGGTTCTTCATGTGGCCGCAAGAAGAAAAGATCTATCCATTTTGGTTGCACTGCTGAACAAAGGGGCTTGTGCATCAGAAACCACTCCGGATGGACAAACTGCTCTTTCAATTTGTCAGAGGATGACAAGGTGCAAGGATTATCATGAGAAAACAATGCAGGGGAAGGAATCTAACAAGGACAAGCTCTGTGTTGATGTCCTTGGGAGAGTGATGAGAGAGAATTCCATGTCTGTGAATATGTCTGTTTTGTCTCAATTAACTGCTGATGACTTGAACATGAGTCTGGATTACTTTGAAAACAGAG TTGCATTTGCTAGGCTGTTCTTTCCTGCAGAGGCTAAGGTAGCCGTAGAGAATGCTGAAGCAGATTCCACAATGCTATGTTCATCAGATTTACTGAAGGGCTTGAGTAGCAATCTGAAAAAAGTAGATCTAAATGAAACTCCCTCTGTTAGAACCAGAAAACTTCAGATATTGCATGCCCTTGTAAAAACAG TGGAGAATGGTAGGCGCTTCTTTCCCCATTGCTCTGAGGTGCTTGACAAGTTTCTGGAAGATGACATGCCTGACGTTTTCTTCCTAGAGAAGGGTAGTGAAGAAGAGCAGAAAATGAAGAAAGCGCGCTACATGGAACTGAAAGATGAGGTGCAGAAGGCATTTCACAAGGACATAGCTGAAAACAACTGTTCAGGTttttcatcttcagtgtcttcctCATCATCCTCAACTCGTAGGGTAGGTCTTAACCTCAGAGTGAGGAAAAAATGA